CGCCGATGGGTACATGAAGGTTACGGCTCCGAAATCCCCGCATTTTTGGGTGAAATCCCGGGAATGTTCCGCAGCGGACTATTGCCGGTAGATGTTACTTTCTTGAATTGTTCCCTTCCCGATGAGAACGGTTACTGCAGCTACGGAATTTCTGCAGATTTAGCAATGGGAGCGGTAGATTGCTCTAAAATAATAATAGCGCAAATCAATAAAAGCATCCCTTATATGTATGGTGATGCCTTAATCCATGAAAGCAAAATAACCGCGGCGATAGAGTGTGATGACCCTCCTTTTGTAATGAAACTAGGTGCTCCCACGCCAATAGAACAAGCCATTGGCCGTAATGTAGCTAGTAAAATCGGGGACGGAGCAACTCTCCAAATTGGAGTAGGAGGAATACCAAATGCTGTGCTTCAGGCACTTAGCGACCACAAACATTTGGGACTGCACACAGAGGCAATGACAGACGGAGTTGTCGGGCTTATGAAAAAGGGAATTATTGATAACTCTCTTAAAAAAGTTCTTCCCGGGATAAGCGTAGGTTCGCTCGCGATGGGTTCTAAAGAGATGTATGAGTTTTTAAATTACAACAAGCAAGTTGTAATGAAAGATGTAGCCTGGACAAATGATCCGCAAATAATACGTCAGAATCCAAATGTAGCCGCTATTAATTCTGCTTTGGAAGTAGACTTGACAGGCCAGGTATGCGCTGATAGCATAGGAGATTACATTTTCTCAAGCGTTGGCGGACAGCATGATTTCATGTACGGCGGGGCATTGTCAGATGGAGGGAAAACCTTTATAGCTCTCCCTTCGCGCACCAGTAAAGGCAAGGGAAAAATCACGGCTCATCTCACACCCGGAGCTGGCGTTGTAACTACCAGATTTCAAACTCAATACGTTGCCACAGAATATGGAATCGCCTATCTTAGAGATAAAAATTATGCTCAGCGCGCCAAGGAACTCATAAAAATAGCCCATCCGGATGACCGCGAAGCTTTGGAGCGCGCAGCATGCGAACGCTTTGGATATTCATTCCTGAGATTGAAGTAATAAGTAGTTTTTTAGGCTTTTGGGGAGAAAAATATTATCTTTGCCCCCCTATAATTTTGAGAATTATATATAAAAATATTCAGATATGGCAGTTCTAGAGAAAATGCGCGTTAAGATGGGAGTGTTTATTTCCGTTGTTATCGCCATAGCGTTGTTAGCATTTATTGTGGACCCGGAGACTTTGCAAAATGCAATTTCCATGTTCTCTTCCAAGTATGACATAGGAGAGGTTAACGGCAAGGGTATTTCATCACAATTATTCCAAAAGAGAATAGATTATTTCCAGAAAATTTATCAGCTCACAACTGGCTCAAACGCAAGTGATGAGAAGACAACTGAGATGATAAACAACTCTGCATGGCAGAATGAGCTTGCTCAGATGGTAATAATCCCCGATTGTGAAAATGCCGGCTTAGCTGTTGGAGATAAGGAACTTATAGACATGAGCGAAGGCACGGACATATCACCGGTCATTGCAAGAGAGGCAAATTTCATGGGCACAGACGGCTCATTTGATAAA
The window above is part of the Bacteroidales bacterium genome. Proteins encoded here:
- a CDS encoding 4-hydroxybutyrate CoA-transferase, which codes for MNYTTADEAMKLVHSGDHIYIQGSTSIPEVLQTALAKRGNELRDVVIYSGCNITDKEAPFCKPEFKDSFLINSLFLSYNQRRWVHEGYGSEIPAFLGEIPGMFRSGLLPVDVTFLNCSLPDENGYCSYGISADLAMGAVDCSKIIIAQINKSIPYMYGDALIHESKITAAIECDDPPFVMKLGAPTPIEQAIGRNVASKIGDGATLQIGVGGIPNAVLQALSDHKHLGLHTEAMTDGVVGLMKKGIIDNSLKKVLPGISVGSLAMGSKEMYEFLNYNKQVVMKDVAWTNDPQIIRQNPNVAAINSALEVDLTGQVCADSIGDYIFSSVGGQHDFMYGGALSDGGKTFIALPSRTSKGKGKITAHLTPGAGVVTTRFQTQYVATEYGIAYLRDKNYAQRAKELIKIAHPDDREALERAACERFGYSFLRLK